Proteins encoded together in one Oceanobacillus iheyensis HTE831 window:
- a CDS encoding ABC transporter ATP-binding protein: MKEFLQKFVSPYEKPIFIILIFILLQAVTQLALPLIMAVIVDEGIVNNNISQILLMGSVMLAVAGLGVGFAILSNYYISKVTQRVGRDAREEMFHTIARLPRLKFEFFGESTLTTRTTNDSMQVIQFINTLLRVVAMAPIMFIGAMILAIWMNPTLSLVILTPLPLIVLSVWFIAKKATPLFHQVRDQLDHIHLAIRETLDGMKIIQLYQKTKQEKQRFKDINSNYYGLSLSVNRLMTFLTPTMMLILNFSILAIIWVGSSLISSGNLQVGQLMAFIQYAMQIMFSVVMASVALAAFPRATVSASRMMEVLDESNISKEPINETIRKQVSHKSIYFNDVSFYYPGAEKPALFNVNLTIKPNKINAIVGGTGSGKSTLIQVLLKFYNPSDGSIDIGSSSLRELNDSDWRYAVGYVPQKSQLFTGTIEDNVRFGDMKATNQELFNALDEAKLSHLIEELPNKHQTVLKPKASNMSGGQKQRITVARAFISNAPILMFDDSMSALDYQTSNYLREVFQKKTKESTIIMTNQDINTVKYADHIIILEKGKVVATGTYEELTAKDNNFYVKGG; this comes from the coding sequence ATGAAAGAATTTTTACAGAAGTTTGTAAGTCCATATGAAAAACCTATTTTTATAATACTAATATTCATATTGTTACAAGCAGTTACACAATTAGCATTACCATTAATTATGGCGGTGATCGTGGACGAAGGAATAGTAAATAATAATATTTCTCAAATACTGTTGATGGGAAGTGTTATGTTAGCTGTTGCGGGACTCGGAGTCGGATTTGCAATATTATCTAACTATTATATTTCAAAAGTAACACAGAGAGTGGGCCGGGATGCTAGAGAAGAGATGTTTCACACCATTGCACGGTTACCAAGACTTAAATTTGAGTTTTTTGGAGAATCGACGCTAACAACTAGAACTACAAATGATAGTATGCAAGTTATTCAATTTATAAATACTCTCTTACGTGTAGTTGCTATGGCTCCAATAATGTTTATAGGTGCAATGATATTGGCTATCTGGATGAATCCTACGCTTTCACTTGTAATACTTACTCCCCTACCCCTTATCGTTTTATCCGTATGGTTCATTGCCAAAAAAGCTACTCCACTGTTTCATCAGGTTAGAGATCAATTAGACCATATACATTTGGCTATAAGAGAAACATTGGATGGAATGAAGATAATCCAACTCTACCAAAAGACAAAACAAGAAAAGCAACGATTCAAGGACATTAATTCCAACTATTATGGATTGTCACTGTCTGTAAATAGATTGATGACATTTTTAACCCCAACTATGATGTTGATTTTGAATTTTTCTATATTAGCTATTATTTGGGTGGGTAGTTCTCTAATTAGTAGCGGGAATTTACAAGTAGGACAGCTGATGGCTTTTATACAATATGCTATGCAAATAATGTTCAGTGTTGTTATGGCTTCAGTTGCACTAGCAGCTTTTCCAAGAGCAACTGTTTCCGCAAGTAGAATGATGGAAGTTCTGGATGAATCGAATATATCAAAGGAACCAATAAATGAAACTATACGGAAACAAGTAAGTCACAAATCAATATATTTTAATGATGTAAGCTTTTACTATCCAGGTGCAGAGAAGCCAGCTTTATTTAATGTGAATTTGACTATAAAACCTAACAAAATTAACGCTATCGTAGGAGGGACTGGAAGCGGAAAATCAACATTAATACAAGTATTACTAAAGTTTTATAATCCATCCGATGGTTCTATTGATATAGGATCTAGTTCTCTAAGGGAATTAAACGACTCTGACTGGAGATATGCTGTCGGCTATGTCCCTCAAAAAAGTCAATTGTTTACGGGTACGATAGAAGATAACGTTCGATTTGGGGATATGAAAGCAACGAATCAAGAGCTATTTAACGCACTTGATGAGGCTAAATTAAGTCATTTAATTGAAGAACTACCAAACAAACATCAAACAGTTTTAAAGCCAAAAGCTTCAAATATGTCTGGTGGTCAGAAGCAACGAATAACAGTTGCAAGAGCATTTATTTCGAATGCTCCTATACTTATGTTTGATGACAGCATGTCTGCTTTAGACTATCAAACTTCGAATTATCTTCGAGAAGTATTTCAGAAGAAAACCAAAGAATCTACCATCATTATGACAAATCAAGATATAAATACTGTAAAGTATGCAGATCACATTATTATTCTGGAAAAAGGTAAGGTCGTTGCCACAGGGACATATGAAGAACTAACTGCTAAAGATAACAACTTTTACGTAAAAGGAGGATAA
- a CDS encoding DUF3888 domain-containing protein, producing the protein MFIISHTTAYAETTNQTDTDWCDTLKYAFINSLKEPIDEAIKEIYKDDTFATNEGLSWAPFQTEITEINQIYGVGGEYEITLKIYPYYRAHNTYGEDLVVVNTDGELISYEHVKTFPIIGENLD; encoded by the coding sequence ATGTTTATAATTTCTCATACCACTGCTTATGCTGAAACAACAAATCAAACTGATACAGATTGGTGTGATACGTTAAAATATGCATTTATAAACAGTTTAAAAGAGCCCATAGATGAAGCAATAAAAGAAATTTATAAAGATGATACGTTTGCTACAAATGAGGGACTATCTTGGGCACCATTCCAGACAGAGATAACAGAGATTAATCAAATATATGGAGTTGGGGGAGAATACGAGATTACATTAAAGATATATCCTTATTATCGTGCTCATAATACGTATGGAGAAGACCTAGTTGTAGTAAATACTGATGGTGAGTTAATAAGTTATGAGCACGTAAAAACTTTTCCCATTATAGGTGAAAATCTTGATTAA